In a single window of the Arachis hypogaea cultivar Tifrunner chromosome 6, arahy.Tifrunner.gnm2.J5K5, whole genome shotgun sequence genome:
- the LOC112696827 gene encoding adenylylsulfatase HINT1, with amino-acid sequence MASEKEAALAAIPSDAPTIFDKIINKEIPSTVVYEDDKVLAFRDIAPQAPIHILLIPKVRDGLTGLSKAEERHTEILGRLLYTAKLVAKQEGLDDGFRIVINDGPKGCQSVYHIHVHLLGGRQMNWPPG; translated from the exons ATGGCTTCAGAGAAAGAAGCCGCTCTTGCAGCCATTCCCTCTGATGCTCCCACCAT ATTTGACAAGATCATCAATAAGGAAATTCCTTCTACTGTGGTTTATGAGGATGATAAG GTCCTTGCCTTTAGGGACATAGCTCCTCAAGCTCCTATTCACATTCTACTTATTCCGAAAGTCAGGGATGGGCTAACTGGTCTATCCAAG GCTGAGGAGAGGCACACTGAGATTCTTGGCCGCCTTCTCTACACCGCAAAACTGGTTGCAAAGCAAGAAGGCCTTGACGATGGCTTCAGAATTGTAATCAACGATGGACCAAAAGGCT GCCAATCAGTGTACCACATTCATGTGCACCTTCTCGGAGGGCGACAAATGAACTGGCCCCCTGGCTAA